In the Zingiber officinale cultivar Zhangliang chromosome 5A, Zo_v1.1, whole genome shotgun sequence genome, tattattttttaaaaaaatatataaatttataaaattatttgataacattagaataattatataataaaaatattaattaattgttaaataattaattaatatataataaatgattataaattacttaattaataaaatatatatttattttttaaattattaaaagaaaatataacaaagaaaccggttattaaataattaattagcaTGTTAAAACATTAGTAGTTGTTTAGGATGTTTATTTCTAATTTGGAAGACCTAATTCGAATCTCTTCACCCaccaataaattattttttttgaaatatatagAAATTTagaaaacacaaacacaaattaaaaaaacaaaaaaaatcgaTCTCGAACTGGCAGGCCAATCGGGTCTGGTTTAGACCCAGCCTAGGTCGGGTCTACTAAGAATGATCCTTAAGAGTAACATCCTTAAATGAATCAATCGCAATTGGTTTTCAGGATCCCTTCCGGTGTTAGGGTTTTTACTATTTAGTCTTAGTAAAGTTCCTAGACgacgtattttttttaaatgagattTTCGATAACGATACATAAAGActccttttttattttattgaaatTAAATTGTTTAAGAATAAACAAAAAAAAGACAATGGATGCATTTGCCATAGTTCCAGCATTACGACAAACCCGTGTCAAATATATAGTTGATTTGGGTGCTCTAACCAAAATGAATCCAATTTCAGCTATGACCTTCTCCATTACATTGTTCTCATACACACAATGGCAGAGCCAAGTGAACAAGTACCCGGGCTGTAGCTCAGGGCCCAACGGcgataaaaaatgaaaaaagctTGGTGTTACTATGGGGGAAAAAAGTGAACAATAGTGGAAGGTAGCCTGGGTATCCGTGTGTACGTAGCCCACAACTTGGGTAGATCATCCGGGCGGGCTCCGCTAATGCATACACAGGAATACCCCTGTTAGCCGGCTTTTGTTGCAAATTCTAGAATTAGATTGGATAGGCTGATGGGATATTCATTTAAGAGTTCTGGAAAGGAttgaagaaactttatatccAAACTCTAGGGGTCTTTGAATAATCAAACATTCAATCAGGATAGTCGgtcaattcttttttttttatagagtaAAATTCGATTCAATAAaattcgtttgagctcgtttaatgaggtttgttaaaataaataaatcaagttcAAGTTTCACTATACTCGActtgttagctcgtgaacatgttcattagtaagctcatgaatcaatttttaaatgaaaaaataataattttgatattgaatttatagattttacactctacttatgaaaaacatagacaaatatattaaatttatttattagaataaaactataatttttaataagaatattataattttctctaaatatataatttaatttttaatgaatatttaaatttataatttatatttattaaactcattTAGACTCGATAAAAGCTCAAATAAGCTCGTGAttcataaatatatttattaaataaagctcaagctaaactcaattataaataaacTAAACTCAAATATTCAAAAGTTCAACTTGACTCGACTACATCCTTACATGCATGCTTCTAAACCTACACTTGGATATATAATCTGGTTGTTTCTCTGCAGTTGACTCCTGTTACACATATGAGTAATTTGAGTCTGTGTCAAGGTTTATTAAGCTGGATTCTGCGGACTTCTGTAGACTTCTGTTACACATGAGTAATTTGAGTCTGTGTCAGGGTTTATTAAGCTGGATTCTGCAGACTTCTGTTACACATGAGTAATTTGAGTCTGTGTCAGGGTTGAGTAATTTGAGTCTGTGTCAGGGTTTATTAAGCTGGATTCTGCAGACTTCTGTTACACATGAGTAATTTGAGTCTGTGTCAGGGTTTATTAAGCTGTATTGGGAGCAATGCGATGTATCCAGGTCCTGGATTGGGAACACCGTTCTTCTCTCGGTTGAAGCTGAATTGACCAGATCCACTCTTTTTAGGAGATCAAAAGGCAACAAAATATCTATGCAATAAAATGTCAACCACTTTTAATATAACTTAACAATATTCctgatattaaaataaataaagtttATTTCCAAACTAACTCacaatttaataatattttagtaAAGATccttttcatttaaatatttagggggcgtttggttaaatgataggaatgactatgggtatgagtttgataatAGGATGGAATGgaaataggaatggaaatgaaacccatcaagttatatgggtttggttgattctcataaatctagtaatcattccgaaaatgtcattcccaaacccacaatccaaacactatcttttactatcattccattccctcattcccaaactcatcaaccaaacacccccctTAACTTATATTTGACTCATGCAGTAGTGTAACATACAATAGTGTAACACAAATATAAGTTACTATGATGAATCCTCTCCccataaaaaataatatcataatgAATTAtcctcataaaaaattaatttaatatcataataAATCAATGTATTAGATATTAAATTAATAAGAATAAATACTATATTTAATCTTAATCAAAAATATGAGTTGTCTATCTGCAACCTCCCTTCTTTTATAGATCCAAATCGCACccaaaccatttgattcaaggaTGCGCGACTAAAGTTCCATGCTCTTCGTCCTCGTTAGTATAGTTTCATACCATACTGTGTTTGCACAGGACAAGAGTTACTCGTGGTCATCCCTACCCTCGACCGCCCACCTCCTCTCAACACATAGCTCATCCCCTCCTCCGCTGAAATTCTCTATCAATTTGGCAGCTCAGTTTGCTTGGATCATACTCTCCGGCTTCTACCGGAGGCATCGATGTTTGCTTGGATCATACTCTCCGGCTTCTACCGGAGGCATCGATGATGTCACATGCAAGACTCTTGGTGGCCTCTGTTTTCTCCGGTCACTGGAAGAGCACCTCTTCCGTCGGGATCCATAGGACAAAGCAAGATATTAAATGTTTTTCAAAGAAGATAATTGTATCTTTTTTgtttttctctctctctatatatatatatatatatatatatatatatatatatatatatatatatatatatatatatattttgcattCAGATGCAACAAACTCAGACACAGATAACATAAACCTTGAAAACTCGCAAGTATTTCACTGCTCATTGATGTCAGCAAGTTAACAATCAAAGGAAATTTTACTCGAATTGGGAATGGCAGTAGGTACCGTGAATATTTTGGATGAATGATAGCGTTGCATTCTAGCTATGATAGTTATTTGAAAACGGTAGGAAAACAATTCGAATATTCATATCGAGATCCTTCATCATCTTTACATTCTGAGTGcctaaaattttaatgaatactAATAAGTCCTGAAATTCTTTTCAGTATGAAAGAACAAAAAACttaacataacttaattttaaatttaaaactttatcaaatcatcaattaaaaattaattattaaagaattcagataattaaataataacatAATAGTACGGTAGTAAGATGAAGGTTTTAATGCATTTGCTGAGGGTAGATTCTGCTCCTTAGATCTCTACCAGAACACATACGTTGTTTACTGAATTAGATCATTAGCTATGGCACTGGTGAATATGGTGAGGCGACACTAAGCATCAaaataaattcattttaaatGTATACTTTAATAATGACCATTCATTAACTGATTAACTTACCCTGTCCATTGCCCAGGCCTGTTCGTTTTCACAAGAATCTTGTTATCATAACACAGTAAACGCAAAGCAACTCTTAAACCCGAACACTTGATCTAGCAATAAACGGGTGAAATCTAAAAGATTTTTCATCAAAAAAAGTCAAATTCAAATTTGCATAATACCACTAtcgaagttttattttttaactgtCGCCCTAAATAAAAATTCTCATATCTAATATAATAACCACATCTAATTTAATATGGAAACAAGGTTAGATACAAAATACCTTAGATACGCTGAGTAAAGGACAAACGAGAATATTACATCCAAGGTTTCTAAAGGGAAGTGGTTCAATGGAGGAGATTGGCATGTTCTTTGAAACTGCTCAAACTCAAAGCAAATTCACACCAGCAACATGCAACTTATTGAACCAGTTGGATCGACAAACAAAACAGTTGTTAGGCTGTGCTCCTAAGACTTTCATTTCAGATATCAGGTAGACTTGGACTAGATATGGCATCTGATCTGAGTCACCTTGATTTACCCATCCTTAATTCCACCCACTACCAGCTCCACCATCAGAGTTACCACCCCAGCCACCTTTGCTACTGCCACCATTGTTGTTGCCACCCCACCCTCCGCCACTAGCACCAGCTGAATTATCATCATTCCCATCAGCAAAACTACGTGCCTGATCATTTCCATCGCTGCTGTTCCCACCCTGACAACTTCCACCGCCCCAGCCACCTCCGTTACCAACACCACTGTTATTACCAACCCAGCCACAACTACTTCCCTCATGGCCACCAGCATTTGTATCACCCCAGCTAGGATGACCATCACTGCCTCTTCTTCCACCCCGACCACTGTTGCTTAGTGATATGTCATTAACGTCAGCAAAACCACTTCCCTTATCCCCACCACCATTACTACCCCACTTATCCTCCCCGCCCTGGCCGCCTCCAGTGTCCCAGCCATCTGTGCTACCTCTGTCACTGTTATCCCTGGCTCTGCCTCGGCCCCTGCGGCCACCATTGTTACCAACTCTCCAGCTACGACCACCACAGCTTCTTCCACTGCCAGCCCCAGTCCATTTGTCGCCGCTACCATCAGAACCACTTGCAAGATCTGCATCATTACTGCTTCTATGGTTGCTGCCCCTGCCTTGGTTGATTCCACAGCTCCATGAACCTGGGGCACCCATAGCATTGCCATTACCAGTAGATTCAGAATCCGTACTATCCTTCCCAGCATGTCCCCGCCCGCTGTTGTTCCAACCTCTGCCCCTCCCCCTGCCTCTGTCCCAGCGGCTACTAAAATTGCCTTCTGCTCCCCAGTTGCCAGTGCTACTGCCTCGTCCACTCTGACCTCTGTGACTGTCAGCACCAGTCGCAGCAGAACCACTACTCCAATCCCCATCATGATCATTGCTGCCTTTACTGTTATTCCCATATCGGTTACTTCCTCTTCCCCAGCCACTTGTGGTGCCACCAGTATTGTTACTACCATCCAGGACAGGATcagtaatatcatttccaacttgTCCCCACCCACTGTTGCTACTACCTCTGCCCCCCTGGCTACTATCATTACCAACTGCTCCCCAATTACCAGTACTGCCAGTCCCATCTGAATAACCACCACCAGTAGCAGCAGGCGCACTACCCCAATTCCCACCAGCATCATCATTGCCTCTATTGTTGTCCTGATGTTGGTTACTTCCCCAGCCACTTGTGGCACCAGCAGCATTGCTATTACCAACTGAGCCAAGATCAGTAATATCATTTCCACCTTGTCCCCACCCACTGTTGTTCCTACCACTATTCCTTCCCCTGCCTCTGCCCCTGCTGTTATTGCTACTACCTTCTTCTCCCCAGTTACTAGTAGAACTGCCTCTTCCGCTCCAACCTCTGTAATTGCCAGCCACAACTGACTTGTCACCACCAGTTGCGGCACCACCACCACACCAATTCTCACCATGGCCATCCCCGCTATTGTTTCTAACTCCACCACCTGCTTCTTGATTGCCCCAGCCACTTGTGAAGCCATTGCTGCCTCTATTTCCAGCCCCGACAGCATCAGTACCACCCGTTCCTACATCTCCTGAAGGTCCCCTTCCTCCTTGGCCACCAACATCATCCGTCGCACCCCAACTACCATCGCCACTGCCCCTGTGACTGCCAGTCCCAGAAGACTCATCACCACCAGTTCTCAGATTCCCCCAGCCACCAGTACTGCTGCCACCACCAGATCCCAGATTCCCCCAGCCACCAGCACTGTTGCCACCACTGCTATTCCCAGCCCAGACACCATCAGTACTATTGTTTTTATCTCCTGAGCTAACCCATCGCCCTTGGCCACTTACATTACCTTCCACACTTCCCCAACTCCCACCACCATCAGTACCTGAATTCGTGTTGCCACCCCAACCACTACCACCATCTCCGCCACCCCAGCCACCTTTGTTGGAGCCATCTATGTTACAGCCACCCCAGCCAGAACCTGCAGTATCACCCTTCATTTCCTCATAACCACTGTTGTCGCTTCCATCAGTACCAAAATCACTTCCTCTTTCACGACCACGCCCACGCCCACGTCCACGTCCACGACCACGACCACGACCTCGCCCTCGTTCATTTTGATTGCCAGTATTTCTAGAGTTAAATCTTCCATCTGCCAGGAAAAGCAACAACGAGAATTATCCTAACCAGGCGATGGCAAAGCTTATAAATAATACAAGACAACATTAACTCAGAAATGTGTAGCCAATTAAGTTTGTCAAACAGTGACTTCCAAAAATAATTCACAGAAGCACAAGTATCTTATTCTCTTTTCAGCTGGAAGGAAGTACAAAAGAAATCAGCAACTTttgagagaaataatagagaatGCATAAAACCTATCAACAATGTAAAGCCGGTTGATATACCCCTAAGAAGATCCAGCATAGAATTTCAGGAGCAGCATTCACCTATTACCACTATTCTAATCCAGATAAGGATGGTAGTAAATGCCCTTAACCATGTATCTGATAAAGATTAGAAATGAAAGCTCTAGTGGTCAAACACTTCCCTTTCTCAAGCAATCCTATAGATGGGAAGCATCAGATTTCACATATTGACTAAAACATGTGATTCGACCAATAAAATCAAGGATAATCTATCTCAACGACACACACTTCAGGACTTCTCTtctcattttattttctttatatatTGCATAACTATTCTTTTTGCAGCTCTACCTAACATTTCTGCCTACAAATTTTTATTGATAGTACAGTGCACTTCAACTTTCTTAACCACTATTGTCCCATAGATGATAGATGATATATTCATTGCCTAACCGTAATTAAACACCTTTAAATTGAGAACAAATATTCTTTAACAAGTTACATGCATGTGATACATACGTGCATGAGATACATCTTAAGTTACATTAAGTATTCAAATAATATTACAATATTCATCCTTCATAATCAAAACCTTTAATCCTTTAACAGAATATTTGACTTAAAATCAGTGTTTTCAGAAGCTGCACCATGCTGCTAGGAGCGACACTCCCAGGTACATTTAGTAGTTCAAGTGAGACAGCATAATATGCTCAAGACACAAGAAGATATGCCTAAATAACACACAATATCTTTTTTTATATTCTTATATTTTTTCTTAGACCTAAAAAAAGAGCGGAAAACCTAGAACATCTAACAACTCAATCTTTTGAATGTTGAAGGTCATGATTACATCCTCTGGAATATCTAAATTAGTTGTATACTGTAACAGGTTTATGGTACTAGTGACATTGATGCTCTTGACTAATAGTGTCATGCGACATTATATGGGCTCAGTTATGACTTATAATACAAAAAACATGGAATATATGACTGTGATTCTTTAATGGGTTACATAAATATGAATTCCAAGTATTACATTTCTGTGACTGCGAATGAATTTCTTTTGAATTTAGGGAAACTAATAAAATGATGTAAGTGTTAAATGTACTTAAATATGCTGCAGATACTGATATAaagcatatatttgatattttgaaAGTTTGCCTTGCCTCTCCTAGGTACATATACATCATGCCTGGGATGTATGATGTCTTAGTGCCTAATTAACCTAACAGGTCAAAAAATAACAGATCAAATGATTAGCTTGAATTGTCACTATTTTGCCACTGACAGATTTTTTTTTACCACTTCACCAAGCTATGGCAAACTAGCTGAGCATGTAATAATCATGTCAAGAAGTACGCTAACAAACCTCATGGAATTCGAATTGAACAATTCAACAACCAATAATAATTTGCAGAGTGGAAGCAATTCAATCATACTAAAATTTTGTTTCCAGAATTCACAGAAATGTGTTGAGAACTATCAAGAGTTGAAATATATAAACAGTTAAATGCTACTAATCACCTAATGCATTGTGTTTTAGATGTCTCTAATTAAAATGGCATACCCAGAATTATCCATTGCAGGAGAGGTTacaaatttcctttttcttttattgagAAGAGCAAATAGAGTTAGCAAACTTACCCCATAAAATGAAGTGTACTTCTAGTAGTTAATGTGAGGGTGGAATAATAAACCTTTACCAGCTACCGCTGAACTTTTTCAACAGAAAGATAAAAAGGATGGACTGGATCTTGAAGAATGTGGATGATTTAAACAATAAAGATATTGCACATTGAACAAGAATCCAAAAGTGGATAGGAATCCACAATTTATACTTCTCAATTTGCtaaagaacatatatatatatatacacacacacactaaTTTCAGGGTTTGTAAAGAGATGGTCACAAAAGGAAGTTCATAAACCAAAAAACAAAGAGATTTCAAAGAAAACCTTTCACTTTAAGAAAAAATGTAGATCCATATAAGTTGCTTATGTCCTCTCTAGTAACCTACTTGCCCTTTTAATTAAAGGGCATTCACAATTATTGTATCAGACTAACCAAAGCAAGCCTAATGAATATGCCTGAGACATTTAGACCAGCTGCATTAAATTTACGTTAAATTGGCAGCCATATCAAACCATGAATCTAAGAATCAAACTGGCAAAAAGAACCTCCAACCAATGTAGATGAATCATTAATGATTTAAGTACAAAACAAGAATAAGATGATCAAAACATATAAACGATCATAAGACGTTAATAATTGATAAATTAATCTGCAACTCTGCAGAGGCATGTACATCATCATCTATAGAGAGTTCAAATGATTTATCTTCTGGTTCCAAACAATCAGTCAAGGAAATAAAGCAAAACAATAAACAATATCAAGCTAATAAAACAATCCCAATTTCCCAAAAATGCAAGCCGGGAGTAATACAATAGAATATTCAAGTCAGTCATTTCGATTTCAAGGATCTAAATATTAGCTAAATTATGAAATCAATTTATATCAAAGTGCATGGCTACCACCAGCACATAACAGATAATGTGTATATTGGCAAATCACCACAATCAAACAATGCAAGCATGCTAGTCAATGATAGTAAATTTCATGTGTATCCACCCCCACCTCCACCCCCACCCCCCAAAAAAACAATGAAAAGTAAAACTTAGTAGAATTTTGTCCTAAACTCAGAATTCTGCATCCATCAATTAGTTACTTCTTTACTGGtagaaataatattaataaatgcAGTTGGTCCGACTGAATAGAAATCAAAATTTTATCGCAATTTGATAGTAAAGTTTCTAGAACACACTATGGCATCTATAGTACAAACTGGCTTGGCGCATGGATAAGAACTAGTTATTGTCAGACCAAGAGAAGACAGCAGGGCACTATAGGTGTGTGTGtagtattttattttgaaaaatggtAGCACTTCTTGTTAAGAacgcaagtaaaaaaaaaaacaaatatagcTGAAGATTCTCCatgaatatcaaaatcccaacagAATTAATGaagcttaaatttaaataattcataaGGGAAGTATATCAATTTTCAAAAGCATGAAGTTGATCAGGCATGGCATTGGCTCAGTCAGACAACTTTCATTAAGTAACAAAATCAGCAAAGATGAACTACCTGTAGATTCCCGATCACCAGAGGATACCCATGTAGGATTTTCTGTTGATACCTCTGCACCAAGTGTACATACAGATGGGCCCTCACCAAGTAGTGGCTTGTCTATGTTCTTCTGAAAATATGCAACTAAGTGATGAATGCTATCAAAATCCTTTTTCCGAAACCTGAAACCTTTGGGATACACCCCAACATACTCATGATGTGGATTTGCACTTCTAATATAGGATAAAATAAAAGTCCCAGGATGCTCATGAGAAACTCCAAAACAGTACACTATCCGCATTGGGTTTGCTGCCTTCTCTGCCTTCAGTTGATCATCAACCTCTTTCTGATTCCCTTTTCTGAATTTGTGAAACCCAAGCATGCTTTTCAAGTGGGTTACCAGTGGATCAACATATCGGTGCATGACCTAAAAGACAAGAGACAGGATTCTATTAGAAAGTTAGCTCACAAAACTGGCCaacagaattttaaaaaataaataaataaaacatgcaAATAGTTTCACAGTACATCATTGTTAAACAACTAAGGTGTGTAAGAGACAACCACTGTCAAATAGGAAAACCAAAGATTAGATTCCTATATTGCAAATAAAGACATAAAAGTTTCAATTTTGCAGCAACAAATTTCATACAGCATCAGACGGAGGAATGCATAAAAAGGCATTTCAGCATATTAGAATGGGAAAGCATTTGGCAACCTGGAGTTCAGTCTAAAAAATTTTGGATAACAAAAAATAGGTGCATCGAGTTTTGATCTCAATAAGAAGCAAAATTAGTACATGTCCTCTCCATATTAGATTCTTTATGTTCCTCATTCTCAAAATATAAATGTTGTCACTGGCAAATATTGTCTAAGGATGCCTTTTCAGAAGATAAGATAACAAAACTACACAAAGTTCAAGTATGCTATTTTTAGTTAAGACACGATATTATTTAGTCTTATGTCAATTAAATACTAGACATAAGAATTAATCTATCCTTTTTACTAGTGCAATGAAGAGTAGAAAATAGAAATCTGGTTCTGAAACTTATAATCTGAAATTTCATACATAATTGATCCAAAATtgaatataattataattattctgTCATGAAACATGTGATTGGAGACACTTTCAAGAGCTACAATAATTTGTTTTAGCTTCTTAACAATTGTCCTAAACTAAATGCTCCAAGAAGTGGTTGACATTGAGAAGTTGAAATTTGCAAAGAGGGAAATAGTATAATGCAGCTACCTCATTGAGATCTTCAAAGGACTCTTTATCAATTGTTAGTATCTTCCCCAGCCGAAGTAAGCTTGTCATATCTTTGTGATCTTTTCCTTTCTCAGCTATTTCTTTGTGAGCAAATACTCCATCAAAAACTTTCAAAGTCAACGTCAAAAATAATGGCCCTTTGGAACTGGGACGCATAATACTCACACCAGGTTCTTTATGAGAAAGGTACTGCATCATAGTAAGTTATAACACATATTTAATACATACAGCAGTGCTCAAGTAAACAAGAGGGTTAGTGAACTATTATATATAATTGATCATACACACCTCAATCGCCTCATCAGCTGTCAGATTCTGAAAACAGGGATGAACAATCATCCTTGATCTGAAAGGTTTATTTGCATATTCCTTGTTCTTCCGGACCTTCTCCATTTCACTGCCCATACTAATTTTATCTTCATTGTAATAAGGATCTCGCTTATCAATATAAGGGCCTTTTTGCAGGTCACTAGCTTTGGATGTCAAGTAAACCACATGCCTATTCTTATTCACATGCTTAATCTTGCATGTAAGTATATCCCCTACATGCACCTTCTCATAATCAAATCCTTCATCTGAAAAGTCATCAGAGGACACCATCCCTTTTAAACCAGAATCAAATACACAAATGACTTGACTCTCCTGTACATGGCGAACTGTCACTTGAACAATTTTCCCTTCTGGAATGGTATCATCTGTTTCTCCAGAGAGCATAGCAAACTCCTCCTCACAACTTGGTTCTTTAAAAGGTGCCCGATAGTCCCGAAATCCTTGTAGAAGCTCCATCTTTATATCATAAAGTGTCTCCCTTTTGTTTTTTCCATACTGGTCAAATATATTGTTTGCATACTCATCAATATCAAACACTTCAAGCTTGTGtggattttttttaacatgctcaatcaCCTTCTCCAGCATATCATCCATGTCATTTGCCTCCTTTAGAGCATCATCGCGATAGACATCCTTGGCCAAATTATTTGCCAGTTCATACGACTCTGGATGAATTCTAGTGTCATCCAAAAGGTCCATATTGAGGTTACTAAAAGAAGCCACCCCACTCTGTCTTACCCTTAAAAACCCAACAGCATTGATGAAAACCTTCATTTTAAGAATCTTTCCCATAGGAATCTCTTTGCGATTCGAAATAAATCCAGCCCTCAAAAATGCTTTTTGTAAGACAGATGCTTTTCGTGGACCAAGACCAGCAATAAATTGTAAAGGAGCAAAAAGCCATTCATGACTTGCTGCTAGGTTTATATCCACACCGACTTGGTTAGAAGCATCAACCATAATCTGCTCAACAACCTCATACTTCTCATCAGAAGTAAGGAAATGTTCCAGGGGATGAAATTTCCATGACAGTATTTCTTTTTCTTGTCCACAAAGAGTAGCCACCATAGCCAAAGGGTTTTGCAGATAGCGTCCAAGTGCCACAGCACGTTTCACAATGCCTTTAGAAAAACCACATCAAATAAGTCAATTTTGAAGCTAGTGAAATCTCTAAAGAAAATAATCCTTACCTGGTTGACCAGGTAGTTGTTCTGAAGCAAGCTTTGAATTCTCATAAAGACAAGGCAAAGTTTCATCGCAAAAGATAACAGAAATATTTTCCAATTCTTGACCAAGTTCTTTTGGATGATCCTCAATTATCTTGAACATAACCCACAAGACAATAAAACAAAAATGTAAGGTATTAACATTATTGTAAAAGGAGACCCCCCAGGGCCCCATCACCAGCATGCAATCCAGTGGTTCATCAAATTCCATATGCTATATCCACTATCAATATGCAAATTCAATAATGCAATGGACAAAACATGAACACATTTGAGAAATTGTAATGATTACTTAAACCTCAACCAAGTCAATTCAATTTACTAAGTTTTAACCAATTAACCTTTTGAACACAACTAAAAGCTAAAACCCAAGTCTTTGAGGCTATAGGAATCAACAAAAGAAATAGCAGCATGACCAAACTCCTAGAATTTCCTATTTTGCTGCTTCATACAAACTATACGACAGAACTTGAGAAAGACACAATTCTCTTCCTGAAaggattaataaaacttttacaACATTTCGGTAGGTAACATGTATCCTATTAAATAGTAAGCCTAAAATATTATATCTTATTTGCATTTCTTTTATATTACAAGGTAGATGTAAAGTATTTTTCATGAACTCTTTATGCTGATTTAAACTGTTAACAACTTATATTGTTATATTAAAGTTGAACATTTCTTGATAAGTACTACATGAATACTTCAATATTTTTGGTGTCCAATAGGTTCAAACTGAACTGAACCAAAGTAATAACACATATCAACCAAATTGAAAGCAAACAAGAATTATCAATTTGGCTCACTTTTATCTGGATTGAGTCAAATTGGCAAAGATCCATCAACGCCTCTAATTTTAACATTGTCATAAATGTTTTTACTTGTATGTAGTATGAAAAAGTTAGAAAAACTTGAAAGCCACTTGGCATGCACGTGTTGAATCATAGAATATAATCTTTACCATTTATTTCAAGAACATGTAATAATTTATCAAACTCCATCATGGGTAACACACTAATTAAAGGAATTCAAAGCATTTATAATGAGTCATCTTCTAAATAACCACACTGCAGGAAcctttttaaaagaattaaatTGGCAATTTTCTTAGGTCACTGGATAGCATTTGAAAGTTCAAAAAATCAGAAGCCATAACAAATAAAAGTAACAATACAATGAAACTGAAGTTACTAGAACATATGGGTCAGGACTCAGGAGTCTACATTGTATTTAGCAA is a window encoding:
- the LOC121979338 gene encoding transcription elongation factor SPT6 homolog isoform X3; translated protein: MKGKAVNSGKRDKFKGKRAVVVDADDGEEEEGQDEYERGGFMADDIKEEETQESDEEMRSIKRKKNKKKRLLGKNFVLDEDDYELLDENKMSGFCPPKPGNGKFKRLKIGRDNELEDQQKAIGWHSQGGRSAEEKLKISLFGDDDDFADEAGQLEDRNVIGDEDEMAHFIVDEDVDDAGALVRKLTKEKSHQVLCIASSTSQALEIFGDLDTSVKKRLDDEFEPFVLSENCMTQKDDIIRERDIPERIQLSEDTTGPPPIDDQNVEEERNWIYDQLTDGRFSPLVGYDQVLKDINKDNIDNVLRMMHVQKFDIPFISMYRKELCDSLLKDLDDGMQEGDEMKSMKWHKILWTVQSLDRKWLLLQKRKSALCSYYTKHFEEESQRVDEETKLNLNNRLFDSVVLALNDAKSEREVDDIDVKFNLCFPPCEDDTYDGQFKRPKRKSLHAVSYNARLWQITNKFGASSETFGSLLSLEKISDEVEDNIESPEEVAAKFTCSTFETPKDVLNGARHMAAVEISCEPNVKKHVRNIFMEKAVVSISPTPEGNLAIDAYHQLGGVKWLRNKPLMEFVDAQWLLVQKGEENKLLHVSIKLPEDVQMKLLSDASNCYLSKGVSKSAQLWNEQRTMILKDSFLTHILPSIEKEARSLLTAKAKNWLCVEYGKQLWNKVLVGPFKRKHTDSDLENESEARVLACCWGPGKPATTFVMLDSAGELVDVLYAGSISVRSQAVTDQQRKRNDCQRLLKFMVNHQPHVICIGATNMACTQLRDDINEIIEDHPKELGQELENISVIFCDETLPCLYENSKLASEQLPGQPGIVKRAVALGRYLQNPLAMVATLCGQEKEILSWKFHPLEHFLTSDEKYEVVEQIMVDASNQVGVDINLAASHEWLFAPLQFIAGLGPRKASVLQKAFLRAGFISNRKEIPMGKILKMKVFINAVGFLRVRQSGVASFSNLNMDLLDDTRIHPESYELANNLAKDVYRDDALKEANDMDDMLEKVIEHVKKNPHKLEVFDIDEYANNIFDQYGKNKRETLYDIKMELLQGFRDYRAPFKEPSCEEEFAMLSGETDDTIPEGKIVQVTVRHVQESQVICVFDSGLKGMVSSDDFSDEGFDYEKVHVGDILTCKIKHVNKNRHVVYLTSKASDLQKGPYIDKRDPYYNEDKISMGSEMEKVRKNKEYANKPFRSRMIVHPCFQNLTADEAIEYLSHKEPGVSIMRPSSKGPLFLTLTLKVFDGVFAHKEIAEKGKDHKDMTSLLRLGKILTIDKESFEDLNEVMHRYVDPLVTHLKSMLGFHKFRKGNQKEVDDQLKAEKAANPMRIVYCFGVSHEHPGTFILSYIRSANPHHEYVGVYPKGFRFRKKDFDSIHHLVAYFQKNIDKPLLGEGPSVCTLGAEVSTENPTWVSSGDRESTDGRFNSRNTGNQNERGRGRGRGRGRGRGRGRGRERGSDFGTDGSDNSGYEEMKGDTAGSGWGGCNIDGSNKGGWGGGDGGSGWGGNTNSGTDGGGSWGSVEGNVSGQGRWVSSGDKNNSTDGVWAGNSSGGNSAGGWGNLGSGGGSSTGGWGNLRTGGDESSGTGSHRGSGDGSWGATDDVGGQGGRGPSGDVGTGGTDAVGAGNRGSNGFTSGWGNQEAGGGVRNNSGDGHGENWCGGGAATGGDKSVVAGNYRGWSGRGSSTSNWGEEGSSNNSRGRGRGRNSGRNNSGWGQGGNDITDLGSVGNSNAAGATSGWGSNQHQDNNRGNDDAGGNWGSAPAATGGGYSDGTGSTGNWGAVGNDSSQGGRGSSNSGWGQVGNDITDPVLDGSNNTGGTTSGWGRGSNRYGNNSKGSNDHDGDWSSGSAATGADSHRGQSGRGSSTGNWGAEGNFSSRWDRGRGRGRGWNNSGRGHAGKDSTDSESTGNGNAMGAPGSWSCGINQGRGSNHRSSNDADLASGSDGSGDKWTGAGSGRSCGGRSWRVGNNGGRRGRGRARDNSDRGSTDGWDTGGGQGGEDKWGSNGGGDKGSGFADVNDISLSNSGRGGRRGSDGHPSWGDTNAGGHEGSSCGWVGNNSGVGNGGGWGGGSCQGGNSSDGNDQARSFADGNDDNSAGASGGGWGGNNNGGSSKGGWGGNSDGGAGSGWN